The stretch of DNA GCCAGATTGCCCGCGACGAACTGCAGCGCATCCAGCATGGTCGGGACAAGGAACGCGATACCATTGATGCCCGGACCAAGGAATTGGACGACAAGGTTAAGCAGCTGACCGCGCAAAACCGGAGTGTGAAGCAGGAGTATGAGGAGGCCCGCCGGCATAACGAACAGTTGAAGTCGTTGGTCGCGCGCTATCAGAAAGAAATGAAGGAGCGTTCCCGGTCGCTGCCCTCGAACTCGTCGCGCTCGGAGTCGACCGCGCCGTCGATAGGTGGTAGCGCATCCTCAAAGTCGGCCTCGGCGACTGCCGCGTCCGGCGGACTGGTAGAGGCGGCGGCTCCGTCGGTCGCGTTGGTGAATATTAATAAGGTGGCCTCCACCGACCTGGTTCTCACATTGGGGATCAGCCAGGATGTGGCCGAGCGGATCGTGAGTAATCGCCCGTATCGCGTGAAGGGTGAGCTGGTGGCGAAGAATGTGGTTCCAAAGGACATCTTCGACGATATCAAGGATCGCATCACCGTCAGTCCCTAGTCGTGTCATGACCGTCCGCTCATAGCGGACAGATCGGTTCGGAAGGCCGTTTGCCGTCACAGGCAAACGGCCTTCGTGTTTTCGTCGCCGGTGCGCCCTGGTCGTGGTCGGTTGGGGGAGGCGTGCTGCATCGCAAAATCGATTCCTGCTAGAATGGCTTCGTCGTTCGATGGTGAAAGGGCCTGTTCATGCGTCGTATCGTTGTCATTATCGGGATCTTCGTGCTGGGTCTGGCCATCGCCGGCTACGTATTTTTCAACGGCGAGCGGAAGGTCCCGGTGCGTTATCGCACGGTGCCGGTCGAACGGGGTACCATCGTCTCGCTGGTCACGGCCACGGGGACGATCAATCCTATCACCACGATTCAGGTCGGGAGTCAGGTCTCGGGCATGATCGAGAGTCTCCATGCGGATTTTAATTCCAAGGTTACGGCGAATCAGGTGGTGGCCCGCATCGATCCCTTTCCCTACCAGGCCAGACGCGATCAGGCGGTTGCGAGTTTGGCGAACGCCAAGGCGGCCTTCGATAAGGCGCGGATCGATCTGGCGCAACGGCGCCGGGAACTGGACCGGGCCAAGTCGCTGATCGGACAGCAATTCATCTCGCAGAACGAAGTGGACGTCGCGTTGACCGCCTCCGAAGGCGCGGTGGCGCAGCTCAAAGTCACCGAGGCTGCGGTCAAGCAGGCCGAGGCGATGCTGCAGGCGGCTGAGTTGGACCTGAAGTATACGGTGATCCGTTCACCGGTCGACGGGGTGGTGATCTCGCGCCTCGTGGAGGTGGGGCAGCGCATTGCAGCCAGCTTTACCATCCCCATGCTGTTCTTGATTGCCGAAGATGTGACGAAGATGCAGGTCGACACAAATGTGAGCGAAGCCGACATCGGCGGGATCGCCGAAGGAAAAGCGGCCTCGTTTACGGTGGACGCCTATCCCGGGGAGCAATTTTTCGGCCGGGTGCGCCAGGTGAGAAATGCGCCGATCAATATCCAGAATGTGGTGACCTACGATGTGGTGGTCGAATTCGAGAACCCGGCGTTTCGTTTGAAGCCGGGCATGACGGCGAACGTCTCCATTGTGGTGGCGAAGAAAGAGAACATTCTCAAGGTGCCGAATTCGGCGCTGCGCTTTACTCCGCCCAAGACGGTGCGCGATGAAAAGACGGTGGGCCGATCTGCCAAGGGTGAGGGGGATGGCCGTCCGACCGGAGGCGGGTCATCCCAACCCGCAACCCGTCAGTTCGCCCTCTGGAAGCAGGGTGTGACCGAGTCTCTGGAGCGAATCCCGGTCGAGATGGGCATTTCAGACGGGACCTATGCTGAGGTCAGCGCAACTTCGATCAATGAGGGAGACCAGGTCATTATCGGGATCGACTCCCCTCGTGGCGACCGTAGGGGAGGCGACTTGCCCCCAGGATTCGGATCGGGGCAACAGCGTGGTGCTCGGCGTGATCGCGGGCTGTAGTGAAATGCGTACTGTTCGATGGTCGGCGCTCCCTCCTGCACGGTTGATTGTGCATTGAGCGTCGCGCGGTGAACAGTGTGGCGAGACATACCTCCTGAGCGGCGGATGACGACGTCTCTATGGCCGGCTTAATCGTCTGCGAAGACCTCTGGAAGATCTATCGTGTCGGCGACGTTGAGGTGCAGGCGCTGCGCGGCATCAACCTCACCATCGATCGCGGTGAATTTGTCGCGGTGATGGGCACGTCCGGATCTGGTAAGTCGACCCTCATGAACATCCTCGGCTGCCTCGACCAGCCCACCCGTGGCCGATATGAGCTGGATGGTTTGGATGTCGCAGCGGCGAAACCGGATCTCCTGGCCGAACTCCGCAACCGGCAGATCGGGTTCGTGTTCCAAAGTTTTAATCTCATTCCCCGGACCAGCGCGTTGGAGAATGCGCAATTGCCGCTGTTTTATCGGGGGATCTCAATCAAGGAACAGCGAACACAGGCTGCCGCGGCTCTCCAGCGAGTCGGGTTGTCCGGTCGGGAGCAGCATTATCCCACGCAGCTTTCAGGAGGTCAGCAGCAGCGGGTGGCGATCGCGCGGGCGCTGGTCGGAGCGCCGTCGATTCTCTTTGCCGACGAACCCACGGGGAATCTTGATACGGCATCGAGCCGGGAAATCATGAGTATCCTCGACCAACTCAATCGTGAAGACGGCATCACCATCGTCCTGGTGACCCATGAATCCGATATTGCCGCCTATGCGTCTCGCGAACTTGTCATGAAAGACGGCCAGATTGTGCAGGATATGCGGCGCGCGCCGCGCGCGACGGTCGTGCCGTAGAACACCCATGCCGGCTTTTATTTTCCTCACCGTCATGACTGCCTTGCGCATCCTCAGTCGGAATCGGCTGCGCGCCGGCTTGACGATGCTCGGTATCGTCATCGGTGTGGGGGCCGTCATCGCGATGGTCAGTATCGGGCAGGGAGCCCGTGCGGCCGTGCAGGCGCAGGTGGCTAGTATGGGGACGAATGTGATCATCATCATGCCGGGCTCCACCACCGTCGGTGGTGTGCGGGGTGGGCAGGGCGGAGCCGTGACCTTGACCGTCAGTGATGCGGCTGAGCTCAAGAAGCGGAGTCCCCTGTTGTCGGACACCGGCTGGGCGAAGCGGGATGTGATGCAGATCGTCAACGGCAACCGCAATTGGAACGGGCCGGTCAACGGCATTTCACCGAGTTATCTCACCATCCGGGATTGGTCCTTTACCAGCGGTGGGCCGTTTACGCATACCGATCTGGAAAGCGCGGCGCGCGTGGCACTGATCGGGCAGACCACGCTGGAAAATCTCTTTGATTTCGAGGAAGATGCGATCGGGGCGACGATTCGTATCAAGAATGTGCCGTTTCAGGTGGTGGGCGTGCTGGCGCCCAAGGGGCAATCCGCTCAGGGGTCCGATCAGGACGATGTGATTTTCATCCCCTTCACGACTGCCGAACGGAAGGTCTTCGGTAGTCAGTTCCTGGGTTCGGTTGGGGCCCTGTTTGCGTCGACTGAGCAGAGCGCGGATTTGCCGGAGGCGGTGGAGCAGATTCGTGAGGTCTTGCGGACTCGACATCGTCTCCAAGGCGAGCAGGCAGATGATTTCACGATTCGGACACAGGTCGATATCGGAAAGGTGCAGGAGAGCACGAGTCAGACGCTGACGGTGATGCTGTTTGCCATTGCGTCGGTGTCGCTGTTGGTCGGCGGGATCGGCATCATGAACATTCTGCTGGTGTCGGTGACGGAGCGGACGAGGGAGATCGGGGTCCGTATGGCGGTGGGTGCTACACGACTGCACATTCTGATGCAGTTCCTGATCGAGGCGGTGACGCTGAGTCTGTTCGGCGGTGTCATCGGCGTGGTCGTTGGCATTGTCGGCGCGCGACTCACGACGGTGTTCGCCGGATGGCCGACCATCATTTCGTTCGATGCCGTTGTGACCGCTGTTGTGTTCTCGCTGGCTGTCGGATTATTCTTCGGGCTCTATCCCGCCAACAAAGCCGCTCGCCTCAATCCGATCGACGCCCTGCGGTATG from Nitrospira sp. encodes:
- a CDS encoding efflux RND transporter periplasmic adaptor subunit, yielding MRRIVVIIGIFVLGLAIAGYVFFNGERKVPVRYRTVPVERGTIVSLVTATGTINPITTIQVGSQVSGMIESLHADFNSKVTANQVVARIDPFPYQARRDQAVASLANAKAAFDKARIDLAQRRRELDRAKSLIGQQFISQNEVDVALTASEGAVAQLKVTEAAVKQAEAMLQAAELDLKYTVIRSPVDGVVISRLVEVGQRIAASFTIPMLFLIAEDVTKMQVDTNVSEADIGGIAEGKAASFTVDAYPGEQFFGRVRQVRNAPINIQNVVTYDVVVEFENPAFRLKPGMTANVSIVVAKKENILKVPNSALRFTPPKTVRDEKTVGRSAKGEGDGRPTGGGSSQPATRQFALWKQGVTESLERIPVEMGISDGTYAEVSATSINEGDQVIIGIDSPRGDRRGGDLPPGFGSGQQRGARRDRGL
- a CDS encoding ABC transporter ATP-binding protein, with the protein product MAGLIVCEDLWKIYRVGDVEVQALRGINLTIDRGEFVAVMGTSGSGKSTLMNILGCLDQPTRGRYELDGLDVAAAKPDLLAELRNRQIGFVFQSFNLIPRTSALENAQLPLFYRGISIKEQRTQAAAALQRVGLSGREQHYPTQLSGGQQQRVAIARALVGAPSILFADEPTGNLDTASSREIMSILDQLNREDGITIVLVTHESDIAAYASRELVMKDGQIVQDMRRAPRATVVP
- a CDS encoding ABC transporter permease, with translation MPAFIFLTVMTALRILSRNRLRAGLTMLGIVIGVGAVIAMVSIGQGARAAVQAQVASMGTNVIIIMPGSTTVGGVRGGQGGAVTLTVSDAAELKKRSPLLSDTGWAKRDVMQIVNGNRNWNGPVNGISPSYLTIRDWSFTSGGPFTHTDLESAARVALIGQTTLENLFDFEEDAIGATIRIKNVPFQVVGVLAPKGQSAQGSDQDDVIFIPFTTAERKVFGSQFLGSVGALFASTEQSADLPEAVEQIREVLRTRHRLQGEQADDFTIRTQVDIGKVQESTSQTLTVMLFAIASVSLLVGGIGIMNILLVSVTERTREIGVRMAVGATRLHILMQFLIEAVTLSLFGGVIGVVVGIVGARLTTVFAGWPTIISFDAVVTAVVFSLAVGLFFGLYPANKAARLNPIDALRYE